GACTCGACGCTGGACATCCTCGCCAAGCTCCGGAAGGACCACCCGCGCACCGGGGCGGTGCTCCAGGCGTACCTGCGGCGGACCGAGGCGGACTGCCGGGACCTGGCCACCGCCGGCTCCCGGGTCCGGCTCTGCAAGGGCGCGTACCGGGAGCCGGAGTCGGTCGCGTACCAGTCGGCCCGCGACGTTGACCGCTCCTACGTGCGCTGCATGAACGTGCTGATGTCCGGCGAGGGCTACCCCATGCTCGCCACCCACGATCCCCGTCTGATCGCGATCGGCGAGGACCGGGCGCGCTGGTTCGACCGGGGTCCGGGCGCCTTCGAGTTCCAGATGCTCTACGGCATCCGGCCGGAGGAGCAGGCCCGGCTGGTCGCCGCCGGCTTCACCGTGCGGACGTACGTGCCGTACGGCGACCAGTGGTACGGCTACCTCATGCGGCGCCTCGCCGAGCGTCCGGCCAACCTCGCCTTCTTCGGTCGCGCCCTGCTCTCCCGGAAGTGACCGCCCCCGCTTCCCGGAAGTGACCGGCCCTGCTCTCCCGGAGTGAGTGACCCCTCTGCTCTGCCGGATCGGCCGCCCGGCGTGGGCCGGCGGAGACCCCTTGTCCGCCGGCCCACGCCGGCCGAGCCTCCGCCGGCCCACGCCGCCCGGGCCACGCCGCCCGGGCCACGCCGCCCGGGCCACGCCGCCCGGGCCACGCCGGCCGAGCCTCCGCCGGCCGAGCCTCCGCCGGCCGGGCTTCCGGTGGCCCACGCCGCACACCGGGCTTCCACCGGCCCACGCCGCACACCGGGCTTCCACCGGCCCACGCCGCACCGGGCCTCTGATGGCCCGCGTCGCGCGAGGCTTCCGGTGGAGCCCGGCGGGCGCCCCCTCTCGACCCACCGCCCCCGTTCCCCGGCGGGTCGACGTGCCGTACGGCTGGTGGGGTCCGCTGACCGGCCGACCGGCCGGTACCTGGCCGATGTGACGGTCAGCGGGCGCCCCTGAAAACTATCTAGCTAGATATCGACGAGTCTATCTAGAAGGTTTTCTTTCGGGTACCGCCAATGTGGCCCGGTGGCTCTTGACGGAGCGGGACGTCAACAGTTGGGCTCGGGGCGCGGGGTGGTCGGCGCGGCGGTGGCCGGGTCGTCACCGGGTGGGTTGGTGACCGCCGAGCGGGCCGCCCGTACGCCGTCGGTGGTGAGCCGGTAGTACCGACGGCGCGGCCGCCCCTGGACCTCGTGCGCCGCCGGGTCCTCCCAGAAGCTCTCCACCCAGCCGGCCAGCTCGAGCCGGGCCAGGAGCGGGTGCAGCGTGCCGGTCTTCAGCTCGGTCTGGTGGGCGATGTCCCGGCCGTACCGGGGCCGGTCCGGCTCGGCGAGGAGCAGCCGCAGCACCTCGACCGTCTGCGGGGTGAGCCGAGGCCCGGTACGCGCCATGACCGGAGTCTAGGTAAGGGGAAGCCCCCGGTAAGCCGGCGCAAACGGCAGTCCGGACAGCCGAACGGCGTACTCTTCCCGCCGTGGCGGCCGAGCGACCCGGCCATCCACGCGGGCCATCCGCGAAGGTACGACCCGATGCCCCTGCACCGGACCACGCTCATGATCGACCACCTCCCGGACCGCCGGGCGGGTCTGGGACACTGAGTGCGCTCCCAGTGCGGAGCCCCGTGTCCGCAAAGCGGCCCGGGGCGCCCGCCCGGTGGCCCCGGTGGCGCCACCGGAGCCACCGGGCGTCCTCCGCCGCGGTTCGACAGGGACCGGGCGTCGTCCCTGAGTTCGACAGGCACCGGGCGTTCTCCCTGAGCTCAACCGCCACCGGGCGTCGTCCGTCAGCCACCGAGCGTCTTCCGGTGCAGCTCAACGGGGGTGGAAGCGGTACCGTCACGAGATCAAATGCGCGAAGGGATCGCGCCGTTCACAGCCGTCCCGTTACCGTACTGGTAACACGCGCGTTGCCCTCGTGGCGGGACGGACCCCGTCGCAGGCCGCGCTGGGCATGGGATGGGTCGGTGAGCCATGGCCGGGTCGCAGTCCGACGGGCGGCTGTCGGAGGTCAAGTTCCTCACCGTTGCCGAGGTGGCGGCGGTGATGCGGGTGTCGAAGATGACGGTCTACCGGCTCGTGCACAGCGGTGAGTTGACCGCGGTGCGGGTCGGACGGTCGTTCCGGGTGCCCGAACACGCGGTGCACGAGTACCTGCGCGGAGCGTTCTCCGAGACCGCCTGACCGACGCGGCGTACGGCGGGGTGGACGTGGCGTACGGCGGCCTGCGACGGTGGTGTGTCGGACGGCCCGCGGGGTACGTGACGACGAGCATCGACGGGGGCGCGTTGGTCCTGCTGACGCTCTCCGGCTACCCTGGTTCCGACCGTGACCACCCAGCGGTGCGCCCCGACGCCCACCCACCAGGTCCGGTCCGTTGTCCGCAAGCGGTACCAGCACCATGTCGTGGTGCCTCTGGTCCGCCCCGCACGTTGCATCGAAAGGCTGTCGTATGGGCTCGGTGGTCAAGAAGCGCCGCAAGCGCATGGCTAAGAAGAAGCACCGCAAGCTGCTGCGCAAGACCCGCGTCCAGCGTCGCCGTCTCGGCAAGTGACCGGCGCCGGGCGCGACCCGGCACCGGTACCACTTGCCATCTGTCGACCTCGGAGGCTCAGATGAGAAGGCCGTGGATGTCCCGGCTCGATGATCCGGCCTGCCGGGCAGGGTGCGCGACATGACCCCCGGTGGCACCTCGGGTGCTCCGGGGGTCGTCGTCGTGACCGGGGTCGGCCGCTACCTCGGCGCGCACGTCGCCGCCCGGCTCGCCGCCGACCCGAGGATCGACCGGGTGATCGGCGTCGACCCGCCCGGCGCGGCGGAGCCGGCCGACCTGCTCGACCGGATCGAGCGGGTGCACGTCGACGCCGGCTCGCTCGGCGACCTCCTCGCCGACCTGGCGGTCGACGCGGTGGTCCACCTGGCCCTGGTCACCGCCCCCGATCGGCAGCAGGGCGGACGGGCGGCGATGAAGGAACAGAACGTCATCGGCACCATGCAGCTCCTCGCCGCCTGCCAGCGTGCGCCCCGGCTGCGCAAGGTCGTCGTCCGGTCGTCGACCGCCGCCTACGGGGTTTCCTTCCGCGACCCGGCGGTGTTCACCGAGGAGACCGAGCCGCGCGAGCTGCCCCGGGGCGGGTTCGGCCGCGACATCCTCGACATCGAGGGGTACGTCCGCGGCTTCCGCCGGCGCCGTCCCGACGTCACCGCGACCGTGCTGCGCTTCGCGCCGTTCATCGGCTCCACCGCCGACACGACCCTCACCCGGTACTTCCGCCAGCCGGTCGTCCCCACCGTCCTCGGTCGGGACCCCCGGTTGCAGTTCGTCCACTTCGACGACGCCCTGGAGGTGCTGCACCGCTCGGTCGTCGAGGACCACCCCGGCACCTACAACGTCGCCGGTCCCGGTGTGCTCTCGCTCTCGCAGGCCATCCGCCGGGCCGGCCGGATCGAGGTGCCGGTGCTGGAACCGGGGCTGTCCGGGGCGATCGCACTGGCCCGTACGCTCGGGTACGGCCGACTCGGCCTCGACCAGGTCGACCTCTTCG
The nucleotide sequence above comes from Micromonospora pallida. Encoded proteins:
- a CDS encoding proline dehydrogenase family protein, encoding MLRSVILAAARSSRVERLVETAPYTRDVVRRFVAGSGTDDALRATRELVADGCTVTLDYLGEDTVNPEQAIATREEYLALLRALRDAGLTPAAEVSVKLSALGQKFDEQLAFDNARAICVAADEAGTTVTLDMEDHTTTDSTLDILAKLRKDHPRTGAVLQAYLRRTEADCRDLATAGSRVRLCKGAYREPESVAYQSARDVDRSYVRCMNVLMSGEGYPMLATHDPRLIAIGEDRARWFDRGPGAFEFQMLYGIRPEEQARLVAAGFTVRTYVPYGDQWYGYLMRRLAERPANLAFFGRALLSRK
- a CDS encoding PadR family transcriptional regulator — its product is MARTGPRLTPQTVEVLRLLLAEPDRPRYGRDIAHQTELKTGTLHPLLARLELAGWVESFWEDPAAHEVQGRPRRRYYRLTTDGVRAARSAVTNPPGDDPATAAPTTPRPEPNC
- a CDS encoding helix-turn-helix domain-containing protein → MAGSQSDGRLSEVKFLTVAEVAAVMRVSKMTVYRLVHSGELTAVRVGRSFRVPEHAVHEYLRGAFSETA
- a CDS encoding 30S ribosomal protein bS22 yields the protein MGSVVKKRRKRMAKKKHRKLLRKTRVQRRRLGK
- a CDS encoding NAD-dependent epimerase/dehydratase family protein, which gives rise to MTPGGTSGAPGVVVVTGVGRYLGAHVAARLAADPRIDRVIGVDPPGAAEPADLLDRIERVHVDAGSLGDLLADLAVDAVVHLALVTAPDRQQGGRAAMKEQNVIGTMQLLAACQRAPRLRKVVVRSSTAAYGVSFRDPAVFTEETEPRELPRGGFGRDILDIEGYVRGFRRRRPDVTATVLRFAPFIGSTADTTLTRYFRQPVVPTVLGRDPRLQFVHFDDALEVLHRSVVEDHPGTYNVAGPGVLSLSQAIRRAGRIEVPVLEPGLSGAIALARTLGYGRLGLDQVDLFVHGRVVDTSRLVAEYGFTPRSTAAAFDDFIRAHHGGVVVTRDQIAAAEQAVLAGIRQVREAVREQS